CCGGTCGTTCACCTGCTTGAAGCGGTCGACGTCCAGCATCACCACCGAGAACGGCTCGCTGTAGCGAAGCGCGCGCTGCACCTGTTGCTCCACGAGGGCCACCAGGTGGCGGCGGTTGTACGCGCCGCTCAGCGGGTCGACGATCGACAGCCGCCGCATCTCTTCCCGCGCGACACGAAGCTGCACCACCAGCCGCAGTTCCAGCGTCACGAACAGCGGCGCGCACAACGCCGGCACCAGGACCGACAGCGCCATCGCCGTCGCGTTCATCCCCCCGAACCACAGCACCATCATCACCGCCGTCGCCGCCACGGACGCCGCGATGGAGGCTACGACGACGATGATCCCCGTCATCAGGGTACCGAAGCGGTCGAGCAGGCGCGAGAGGATCATGAAGCGCAGCTGGGGACGATGGAAAGGGACGGCGGCCGGGTCACGCGCGAGGCGGACGCGACTGCATCAAATGTTGCTTCCATGAGGGCGGGGAGGCAAGCAATATCTCCCGCCACGCTTCATCCGATGCGCATCGCCTCACGCGAAAAAGCACGGAGGCCGCGGAACGACCTCCTCCGCGACCTCCGTGCCCTCCCGTGCGAGACCCCGATCCGTCTACCAGCCGACGGGCTTGCCCGCGTTCTGGCGGTCCAGCCACTCCTTGAGCGGCGCGAAGTACTCGATCATCGCGCCCGCGTCCATCTGCCGCTCGCCGGTCATGACGAACAGCGTTTCCTGCCACGGCTGGCTCTGTCCGGCCTCCAGCATGCGCGCCAGCTTGGCGCCCGCCTGCTCGCTGCCGTAGAACGAGCACCGGTACAGCGGTCCCGTATGCCCCGACTCCCGGCAGAGCGAGCGGTAGAACTGGAACTGGAGGATGCGCGCCAGGAAGTACCGCATGTACGGCGTGTTGGCCGGAATGTGGTACTTGGCGCCCGGGTCGAAGTCCGCCTCGGAGCGAGCCACCGGCGCCGACACGCCCTGGTATCGGTTGCGCAGCTCCCACCACGCCGCGTTGTAGTTGGCGGGGGTGATCTGCCCCGAGAACACGCCCCACCGCCACTTGTCCACCATCAGGCCGAAGGGCAGGAACGCCACCTTGTCCATGGCCTGGCGCAGCAGCAGCGCCGTGTCGGCCGCGGGAGCGGGCACCTGGTCCAGCAGCCCCACCTGCTTCAGGTACGCGGGGGTGATGGAAAGCGCGATGGCGTCGCCAATGGCCTCGTGAAAGCCGTCGTGCGCACCGTTGCGGAACAGCTGCGGCTGCACGCGGTAGGCGCGCTGGTAGAAGTTGTGGCCCAGCTCGTGGTGGATGGTGACGAAGTCCTCGCCCGTGGGCTCGATGCACATCTTGATGCGCACGTCGTCCTCGTCGTTCACGTTCCACGCGGACGCATGGCACACGGCCTCGCGGTCGCGCGGCTGCGTGAGCATCGACCGCTCCCAGAAGGTCGCCGGCAGCGAGTCGAAGCCCAGCGAGGTGAAGAACCGCTCGCCGTACTGCGTCATGCCGCGGGCGTCCAGCCCCTTGCGGCGGATGAGCTCCGTCAGGTCGAAGCCGGCGCCCGCCGCGTTCCGGGGCGCCACCAGCGGGTAGATGTTCCCCCACTCCTGGGCCCACATGTTCCCCAGCAGGTGCGCGGGAATCATCCCGTTCGCCGGCACCACCTGCGCACCGTACTGCTCCACCAGCCGCGTGCGGACGTAGGCGTGAAGCGACTCATATAGCGGGCGCACCTGCTGCCAGAGGCGCTCAACCTCGGCCTCGAACTGGTCGGGCTGCATGTCGTAGCCCGCGCGCCACATGGCGCCGGTGTTGGGGTGCCCCAGCTCGCGCGCACCCTTGTTGGAAAGCTCCACGAAGCGCGAGTAGCGCTGGCGCATGGGCACGCCCACCGCGTGCCATCCCGCCCACACGTCGCGCAGCTCCTGCGGGTTGCGGCTGGTGGCCATGATGCGCGACGCCGCGCCGATGTCCAGGCACGTGCCCCCTGGGCGGCAGTACTGCCCGCGCCCGTAGTCGGCCTCCATCCCCACCGTCAGCCGGGTAAGCTCCGACGCCTCCTCGGGGTTCCCGGGCGGCGGCGCGACCAGGGCCAGCTTCAGCAGGTTCAGCTTGCGGCGCTGCGCGGCCGGAAGCTGCACGTCGTCAAAGCGCCGCGCGGCCAGCGCCCGGCGCTGGATGGCCACGTTCAGGTTCTTCTGCGCCTCGGCCGAAAGCGCCTCGGTGTCGCTGGTGATGTAGGTGGCGGCCACCCACCCCGCCTGGTTGGAGCGCAGCGACAGCTCGCGAAGCTCGGCCTCGCTCTCCGCGATGAAGGCAGCGGCCTGCTCGGGCGTGGCCGCGGCCGAGGCCGGAGCCGCCGCGGCGGGCGCTCCCGCCGGGGGAACGGCCGTCCCGGCGCAGGCGGCCGCGCCACCCGCCAGCACCACCGCGCCCAGACGGGCGAACAAGTTGTGTTGCATGCAGTTACGTCCTTGGGAGATGCGTATCTTCACTCGTGGAACGGTGGGTACAGTGCCACACGGGGCGAGGTTCCACAAGGGGCGGCGGAATGCGAAAAGGCCGGCCCCGCGCGTGCGGGGCCGGCCCTCTCGTCATCCCGGAAGAGTGACGTCAGCGGCGCAGGATCGACCAGCCGCTGAGCGCCGCGAACACGTCGGTGCCCGTGGGGCCCCAGAAGTCGAACACCTGCTGGGCCGGCGCCTCCTCCATGATCCACCGGGCGCCGTTCCACCTGTAGATGGTGCCGCCGGACCCGCCGACGTACACGTTGCTGGCCGACGTTCCCCACGCGGCGTACAGGAAGTTCCCGGTGGGCAGCTGGATCAGGCTCCACGACGCGCCATCGTAGTGGAACACCCTGCCGCCGGCGCCCACCACGTACACGTCGGTGGCGGACGAGCCCCACACGCCCCACATGTCCACGCTCTCCGGCAGCGTCACCTGTGACCACGCGGTGCCGTCGAAGTGAAGCAGCACGCCGCCGTCGCCCGTGGCGTACACGTCGGTGGCCGAGGTGCCCCACACGCGGCGAAGGAGCGTGGTGACGCCGGAGTTCATCGGCGTCCAGTTCCCCGCCTTGCCGCGCAGGATGGTTCCCCGGTCGCCCACCACGAACCAGTCGTTTGGCCCGGCGGCCCACACGCCCCAGAGGTAGATGTTGGGCGACGGCGTGTACCAGTT
This window of the Longimicrobium sp. genome carries:
- a CDS encoding GGDEF domain-containing protein; translated protein: MILSRLLDRFGTLMTGIIVVVASIAASVAATAVMMVLWFGGMNATAMALSVLVPALCAPLFVTLELRLVVQLRVAREEMRRLSIVDPLSGAYNRRHLVALVEQQVQRALRYSEPFSVVMLDVDRFKQVNDR
- a CDS encoding M2 family metallopeptidase is translated as MQHNLFARLGAVVLAGGAAACAGTAVPPAGAPAAAAPASAAATPEQAAAFIAESEAELRELSLRSNQAGWVAATYITSDTEALSAEAQKNLNVAIQRRALAARRFDDVQLPAAQRRKLNLLKLALVAPPPGNPEEASELTRLTVGMEADYGRGQYCRPGGTCLDIGAASRIMATSRNPQELRDVWAGWHAVGVPMRQRYSRFVELSNKGARELGHPNTGAMWRAGYDMQPDQFEAEVERLWQQVRPLYESLHAYVRTRLVEQYGAQVVPANGMIPAHLLGNMWAQEWGNIYPLVAPRNAAGAGFDLTELIRRKGLDARGMTQYGERFFTSLGFDSLPATFWERSMLTQPRDREAVCHASAWNVNDEDDVRIKMCIEPTGEDFVTIHHELGHNFYQRAYRVQPQLFRNGAHDGFHEAIGDAIALSITPAYLKQVGLLDQVPAPAADTALLLRQAMDKVAFLPFGLMVDKWRWGVFSGQITPANYNAAWWELRNRYQGVSAPVARSEADFDPGAKYHIPANTPYMRYFLARILQFQFYRSLCRESGHTGPLYRCSFYGSEQAGAKLARMLEAGQSQPWQETLFVMTGERQMDAGAMIEYFAPLKEWLDRQNAGKPVGW